The proteins below come from a single Aegilops tauschii subsp. strangulata cultivar AL8/78 chromosome 6, Aet v6.0, whole genome shotgun sequence genomic window:
- the LOC109762886 gene encoding uncharacterized protein has translation MISSCPICGHQVLTAELERHANSHFDDDEVQRDMELAQLAMAAELSTSTVVDVPQHSKRPFPNDDSLAQGASSSIVRGPSPYENVLYEQISCLVGAQVRSKIQRIEAGVMNLLRSCLESEGGSSTSIISGHVDHHQSLSSEDKGWGCGWRNIQMMSSHLLRQRPETREVLFGGCGFVPDIPSLQRWLEIAWDKGFDAVGARHFDSKIYGVKKWIGTSECVTLLRSFGVRARIVDFDSTESSSLQGKSGKRVCGPMDKYLIKTNPLPRSSSLELSQEDAENMRGQQVLVDWVWNYFSSKRADVLHNSKNVIISDKTPLYFQHQGHSRTIVGIQKQKGNRGSQDRYNLLVLDPGHRTADLERSLTTKKGWPRLLKRGVHTLRKPQYQLCYVDPGIANSEETEQLKTIDSILIRF, from the exons ATGATCTCGTCGTGCCCCATCTGCGGCCACCAAGTCCTGACGGCCGAGCTCGAACG GCACGCGAACAGCCACTTCGATGATGATGAGGTTCAGAGGGACATGGAGTTGGCGCAGCTAGCGATGGCAGCAGAATTGAGCACTAGTACTGTCGTG GATGTACCTCAACATAGCAAGCGGCCGTTCCCTAATGACGATTCTCTTGCTCAAGGGGCCTCATCAAGCATCGTCAGAGGCCCATCTCCTTATGAAAATGTACTGTATGAACAAATTTCTTGCTTGGTCGGAGCACAGGTTAGAAGCAAAATTCAACGAATTGAAGCTGGCGTTATGAACTTGTTGAGGAGCTGCCTTGAATCTGAAGGCGGCTCATCAACAAGTATAATATCAGGCCATGTTGACCATCATCAGAGTCTTTCATCAGAAGACAAGGGATGGGGATGTGGGTGGAGAAATATCCAGATGATGAGCTCTCATTTGTTGAGGCAAAGACCAGAAACGAGGGAGGTTCTGTTTGGCGGCTGTGGATTTGTTCCTGACATCCCTTCACTTCAGAGATGGCTTGAGATTGCTTGGGATAAAGGTTTTGATGCTGTTGGTGCACGTCATTTCGATAGCAAAATTTATGGTGTCAAGAAGTGGATAGGAACATCAGAATGTGTTACCCTCTTGCGCTCTTTTGGTGTGCGTGCAAGGATTGTAGATTTTGATAGCACCGAATCATCGAGCCTGCAAGGTAAGAGCGGGAAACGAGTATGTGGGCCCATGGATAAGTATTTGATCAAGACTAATCCTCTTCCAAGATCATCGTCTCTTGAACTTAGTCAAGAGGATGCTGAAAACATGAGAGGCCAGCAGGTCCTTGTCGACTGGGTATGGAACTACTTTTCAAGCAAGCGTGCTGATGTGTTACACAATTCAAAGAATGTCATCATCAGTGATAAAAC CCCATTGTATTTCCAACATCAAGGTCATTCGAGGACTATAGTTGGGATTCAAAAGCAAAAGGGTAACCGTGGATCTCAAGACCGATATAACCTTTTGGTTTTAGACCCTGGCCAT AGAACCGCTGATTTGGAGAGGTCTCTTACAACCAAAAAAGGATGGCCGAGGCTTTTGAAAAGAGGTGTTCACACTCTCAGGAAACCACAATATCAG TTGTGCTACGTGGATCCTGGAATTGCTAATTCAGAAGAAACAGAGCAGCTCAAGACTATTGACAGTATCCTGATCAGGTTCTAG